Proteins encoded in a region of the Oncorhynchus keta strain PuntledgeMale-10-30-2019 chromosome 3, Oket_V2, whole genome shotgun sequence genome:
- the LOC118367214 gene encoding proteasome activator complex subunit 3-like isoform X2, protein MNSLLKVDNELNLKVDVFRQRITGEAENLVASFFPNKLLELDNFLKQSAKKRKMEDGTGEDKVAGTKVFIMPSGMMKSNTKLVDLIEKVKPEIRTLIEKCNTVKMWVQLLIPRIEDGNNFGVSIQEETVAELRAVEGEAASYLDQISGYYTTRAKLVSKIAKYPHVEDYRRTVTEIDEKKYISLKVIVSELRNQYVTLYDMILKNIDKIKKPRSSNAEVLY, encoded by the exons ATGAATTCACTCCTCAAGGTGGACAATGAACTTAATCTTAAG GTCGATGTTTTCAGACAACGAATTACTGGGGAG GCGGAGAACCTAGTTGCAAGTTTTTTCCCAAATAAGTTATTGGAACTTGACAATTTTCTCAAG CAAAGTGCCAAAAAGAGGAAAATGGAAGATGGTACTGGGGAGGACAAGG TGGCTGGCACCAAGGTCTTTATCATGCCTAGTGGGATGATGAAGAGCAACACCAAGCTGGTGGACTTGATCGAGAAGGTCAAGCCAGAGATCAGGACACTCATAGAGAAATGTAACACG GTAAAAATGTGGGTTCAGTTGCTTATCCCAAGAATAGAAGATGGCAACAACTTTGGGGTTTCAATTCAG GAGGAGACCGTAGCTGAACTCCGAGCAGTGGAGGGGGAAGCAGCGTCGTACCTCGACCAGATATCTGG ATACTACACCACAAGAGCAAAGCTAGTGTCCAAAATAGCAAAATACCCACATGTG GAGGACTACCGGCGCACAGTGACGGAGATTGATGAGAAGAAATACATCAGCCTCAAGGTCATAGTTTCAGAGCTGAGAAATCAATAC GTAACGCTATACGACATGATCTTGAAGAACATTGACAAGATCAAGAAGCCTAGGAGCAGCAATGCTGAAGTATTGTACTGA
- the LOC118367214 gene encoding proteasome activator complex subunit 3-like isoform X1, whose amino-acid sequence MNSLLKVDNELNLKVDVFRQRITGEAENLVASFFPNKLLELDNFLKDPILNICELKEIHSEINLTMPGPILLSNLHDGLEAQSAKKRKMEDGTGEDKVAGTKVFIMPSGMMKSNTKLVDLIEKVKPEIRTLIEKCNTVKMWVQLLIPRIEDGNNFGVSIQEETVAELRAVEGEAASYLDQISGYYTTRAKLVSKIAKYPHVEDYRRTVTEIDEKKYISLKVIVSELRNQYVTLYDMILKNIDKIKKPRSSNAEVLY is encoded by the exons ATGAATTCACTCCTCAAGGTGGACAATGAACTTAATCTTAAG GTCGATGTTTTCAGACAACGAATTACTGGGGAG GCGGAGAACCTAGTTGCAAGTTTTTTCCCAAATAAGTTATTGGAACTTGACAATTTTCTCAAG GATCCTATTTTAAACATCTGTGAACTTAAAGAGATACACTCAGAAATCAACTTGACAATGCCAGGCCCCATTCTACTCTCAAACCTCCACGATGGACTTGAAGCG CAAAGTGCCAAAAAGAGGAAAATGGAAGATGGTACTGGGGAGGACAAGG TGGCTGGCACCAAGGTCTTTATCATGCCTAGTGGGATGATGAAGAGCAACACCAAGCTGGTGGACTTGATCGAGAAGGTCAAGCCAGAGATCAGGACACTCATAGAGAAATGTAACACG GTAAAAATGTGGGTTCAGTTGCTTATCCCAAGAATAGAAGATGGCAACAACTTTGGGGTTTCAATTCAG GAGGAGACCGTAGCTGAACTCCGAGCAGTGGAGGGGGAAGCAGCGTCGTACCTCGACCAGATATCTGG ATACTACACCACAAGAGCAAAGCTAGTGTCCAAAATAGCAAAATACCCACATGTG GAGGACTACCGGCGCACAGTGACGGAGATTGATGAGAAGAAATACATCAGCCTCAAGGTCATAGTTTCAGAGCTGAGAAATCAATAC GTAACGCTATACGACATGATCTTGAAGAACATTGACAAGATCAAGAAGCCTAGGAGCAGCAATGCTGAAGTATTGTACTGA
- the LOC118367226 gene encoding glucose-6-phosphatase catalytic subunit 1-like yields the protein MVAEFFSRVQWICRASLKKYFNTTIFRLSFAVGFYVLLKALGVDLLWTLEKAQKWCVRAEWVHMDSTPFASLLRNMDTLFGLGLGLGVHSLLYTESKKNSSTPFRVGCITVSLLLLQILDGLMFPSRKQATFYVLSVSKCAAALFIPTAVVPRGLSWIFSG from the coding sequence ATGGTGGCCGAGTTCTTCTCCAGAGTGCAGTGGATCTGCAGAGCCAGTCTGAAGAAGTATTTCAACACCACCATCTTCCGGCTCTCCTTTGCTGTGGGTTTCTACGTGCTGCTGAAGGCTCTGGGCGTGGACCTGCTGTGGACCCTGGAAAAAGCCCAGAAGTGGTGTGTGAGGGCTGAATGGGTCCACATGGACTCCACTCCCTTCGCCAGCCTCCTGCGCAACATGGACACCCTGTTTggcctgggcctgggcctgggcGTGCACTCGCTCCTCTACACCGAGAGCAAGAAGAACAGCAGCACGCCCTTCAGGGTGGGATGTATCACTGTCTCCTTATTGCTGCTACAGATCTTGGATGGCTTGATGTTCCCCTCCAGGAAACAGGCAACGTTCTACGTGTTGTCCGTTAGTAAGTGTGCTGCTGCCCTATTCATCCCCACAGCTGTGGTTCCCAGAGGACTCTCCTGGATCTTCTCAGGTTAA
- the LOC118367220 gene encoding glucose-6-phosphatase catalytic subunit 1-like yields the protein MEAVTDAFQSYGVSTTNYLQTNYKDAQGLFLWVSWAADLRNTFFIFFPLWFHLRESVGIKLIWVAVIGDWLNLVFKWILFGERPYWWVHETPYYSNTTAPHIEQYPMTCETGPGSPSGHAMGAASIYYTLVTSILAIMLTKKKTRASTKGMYLRGTLWAFFWAVQVCVCLSRVFIAAHFPHQVICGVITGIVVAEAFNRTQWIYGASLKKYFYTTVFLLSFAVGFYVLLKALGVDLLWTLEKAQKWCVRAEWVHMDSTPFASLLRNMGTLFGLGLGVHSPLYTESKKNSSTPFRVGCIVTSLLLLHLFDSFKPPTHTAALFYLLSFCKSATVPLATVSIIPYCMSGALSSVQSKKHL from the exons ATGGAGGCAGTCACGGATGCCTTTCAGAGCTATGGGGTGAGCACCACTAATTACCTCCAGACCAACTATAAGGATGCACAGGGTTTGTTCCTGTGGGTGTCCTGGGCTGCTGACCTCAGGAACACCTTCTTCATCTTCTTCCCCCTCTGGTTCCACCTGCGGGAGTCGGTGGGTATCAAACTCATCTGGGTGGCAGTGATCGGAGACTGGCTCAACCTGGTCTTCAAGTG GATTCTGTTTGGCGAGAGGCCGTATTGGTGGGTTCATGAAACACCTTACTACAGCAATACCACTGCACCTCACATTGAACAATACCCCATGACCTGTGAGACTGGCCCAG GCAGTCCCTCTGGCCACGCTATGGGAGCCGCAAGCATCTACTACACACTGGTCACCTCCATCCTAGCTATCATGCTGACCAAGAAGAAGACGAGAGCTTCCACCAAGGGCAT GTATCTGCGGGGCACTTTGTGGGCATTCTTCTGGGCAGtccaggtgtgtgtctgtctctccagagTCTTCATTGCTGCCCACTTCCCCCACCAAGTCATCTGTGGAGTCATCACAG GTATTGTTGTGGCCGAGGCCTTCAACAGAACCCAGTGGATCTACGGAGCCAGTCTGAAGAAGTACTTCTACACCACCGTTTTCCTGCTCTCCTTCGCTGTGGGTTTCTACGTGCTGCTGAAGGCTCTGGGCGTGGACCTGCTGTGGACTCTGGAGAAAGCCCAGAAGTGGTGTGTGAGGGCTGAATGGGTCCACATGGACTCCACTCCCTTCGCCAGCCTCCTGCGCAACATGGGCACCCTGTTTGGCCTGGGCCTGGGTGTGCACTCGCCTCTCTACACCGAGAGCAAGAAGAACAGCAGCACCCCCTTCAGGGTGGGATGTATCGTTACCtcgctgctcctgctgcaccTCTTTGACTCCTTCAAGCCCCCCACGCACACCGCCGCCCTCTTCTACCTTCTGTCTTTCTGTAAGAGCGCCACTGTCCCCTTGGCAACCGTGAGCATCATCCCCTACTGCATGTCAGGAGCATTGAGCAGCGTACAGAGCAAGAAGCATCTGTGA
- the aarsd1 gene encoding alanyl-tRNA editing protein Aarsd1 yields MAFQCQRDCYMQEFVTSVVSCSPGEIKQEINGKKETVKGFNVKLQDTILFPEGGGQPDDHGLIGDVPVLRVTRQGAEAVHFVSSALEVGQEVQLKVDWERRFDHMQQHSGQHLITAIAESMFGYKTTSWELGRQRSTIELDTHSMKPAQVEALEAAVNEKIRAHVPVAVQVLSLDDPALEQVRSRGLPDDAAGPIRIIDIEGIDVNMCCGTHVSNLSHLQVIKLLGTEKGKKNKTNLLFLVGNRVLKYAEKSYSTERSLVSLLKTGPDDHVDTVDKIQKTVKGLQKSNLGLLRDVAVLIAQNFKSNPERGNFFTLHKKEGDNEFMSIIANEIGTEETLVFLTVGEEKGPGLFLLAGPSGKVSELGPRVLEMLQGKGAGKNGRFQGKVNSMARRGEVETLIQEHCKNEQ; encoded by the exons ATGGCGTTTCAGTGTCAAAGGGACTGTTACATGCAAGag tTTGTCACCTCAGTGGTGTCTTGCTCacctggtgaaataaaacaaGAAATCAATGGCAAGAAAGAAACCGTTAAAGGCTTCAATGTCAAGCTCCAAGACACCATATTGTTTCCTGAGGGAGGTGGTCAG CCAGATGACCACGGGCTGATTGGAGATGTGCCGGTGCTGCGGGTGACGAGGCAGGGAGCTGAGGCTGTGCACTTTGTGAGTTCAGCTCTAGAGGTGGGCCAGGAGGTGCAGCTGAAGGTGGACTGGGAGCGGAGGTTTGACCACATGCAGCAACACTCCG GGCAACATCTAATCACAGCTATTGCAGAATCCATGTTTGGGTACAAGACCACATCCTG GGAGTTGGGGCGTCAGCGCAGCACCATAGAGCTGGACACTCACTCCATGAAGCCTGCCCAGGTGGAGGCACTCGAGGCAGCAGTCAATGAGAAGATACGTGCTCATGTTCCCGTCGCTGTTCAGGTCCTCTCCTTAGATGACCCTGCATTGGAACAG GTGAGGAGTCGCGGTCTCCCGGACGACGCAGCGGGGCCTATCCGGATCATCGACATCGAGGGCATTGACGTCAACATGTGCTGTGGGACCCACGTGTCCAACCTCAGTCACTTACAG GTCATAAAACTCCTGGGGACTGAGAAAGGAAAGAAGAACAAAACTAATCTGTTATTTCTAGTGGGAAACCGGGTCCTGAAGTATGCTGAGAAAAGCTACAGCACAGAACGCTCACTGGTATCCCTCCTCAA AACGGGCCCAGATGATCATGTTGATACAGTGGACAAGATCCAGAAGACTGTTAAGGGTCTACAGAAA AGTAACCTGGGCCTACTGAGAGACGTGGCTGTTCTAATAGCCCAGAACTTCAAGTCCAACCCAGAGAGGGGCAACTTCTTTACCTTACACAA GAAGGAGGGTGACAACGAGTTCATGAGCATCATAGCCAATGAAATAGGCACTGAG GAGACGTTGGTTTTCCTGACTGTTGGAGAGGAGAAAGGACCAGGGCTGTTCCTGCTGGCAGGACCCAGTGGGAAAGTGTCTGAACTGGGACCACG AGTGCTGGAGATGCTCCAGGGCAAAGGGGCTGGGAAGAACGGGCGCTTCCAGGGCAAAGTAAACAGCATGGCACGCCGAGGGGAGGTGGAGACCCTAATACAGGAACACTGCAAGAACGAGCAGTAA